DNA sequence from the Vicinamibacterales bacterium genome:
AACAAGCAAGGAGCATGGTGAGGCCATGGCGGACGTAATCTTCGTCGGCTTGTCGCTGCTGTTCTTCGTCCTCGGCGCCGCCTACGTGGCCGGCTGCCGGCGGCTTCAGTGAGGCAACAGGACCATGGGTATTGAATCGATTGTCGGCCTCGTGATCTCGGTGCTGCTGCTCGGGTATCTCGTTTACGCGATGCTGCGTCCGGAGAAGTTCTGACATGACTCTCAATGGTTGGTTCCAAATCGCCTTGTTCCTCGCCGCGATTGCGGCGGTGACCGTGCCGCTCGGCCGGTTCATGGTGCGCGTGTTCGCGCGGGAGCGGACCTGGCTCGACCCCGTCCTGCGCCCGCTCGAACGCCTGATCTACCGGCTCACCGGCGTCAACGAGACGCACGAGATGCGGTGGACCGAGTACGGCCTGGCGATGCTCGCCTTCAGCGTGGTGTCGATGCTGGTGCTGTATGCGATGCAGCGCCTGCAGGCCGTGCTGCCGTTCAACCCGCAGGCGCTCGCGGCCGTGGGGCCCGACCTCGCGTTCAACACCGCGGCCTCGTTCACCACGAACACCAACTGGCAGTCGTACGTCGGCGAGACGACGATGAGCTACTTCACGCAGATGGCGGGGCTGGCGTATCACAACTTCATGTCGGCGGCCGTCGGCATTGCCCTGGCGATCGCGTTCATCCGCGGCATTGCCTCGCGCGAGAAGGACACGCTGGGCAACTTCTGGGTCGACATGACCCGCGCCACGCTGTGGGTGCTGCTGCCGTTCTGCATCGTCGGCGCCCTGGCGCTCGTGTCGCAGGGTGTGGTGCAGAACCTGAAGCCTTATGACCGCGTGCAGCTGGTTGATCCCCAGGGCGACGTCAAAGAGCAGGTCATCGCGCAGGGCCCGGTGGCGTCGCAGGAGGCAATCAAGGAGTGGGGCACCAACGGCGGCGGCTTCTTCAACGCCAACAGCGCCCATCCGTATGAGAACCCGACGCCGTTCACGAACTTCATCGAGATGTTCGCGATCTTCGCGATCTCCTCCGGCCTCACCTACACGCTGGGATCCATGACGAAGTCGCCCCGCCACGGCTGGGCCGTGTGGGCCGCCATGGCCTTCCTGTTCCTGGCCGGTGTCACCACCGCGTACTGGGCGGAGGCCGCCGGCAATCCCCTGCTGGCCGGGACCGACCAGACGGCAGGTGCGATGTGTCCGGGTGGGAACATGGAAGGAAAGGAGGCGCGGTTCGGCATCGCCAACTCGGCGCTCTTCGCCACCGTCACGACCGACGCCAGCTGCGGCGCCGTCAACGGCATGCACGATTCGTTCACGCCGATTGGCGGCCTGGTGCCGCTCGTCAACATGATGCTCGGCGAGGTGATCTTCGGCGGCGTCGGCGCGGGCATGTACGGCATTCTCATCTTCGTCGTGCTCTCGGTCTTCATCGCCGGCCTGATGGTCGGCCGCACGCCGGAGTATCTCGGCAAGAAGATCGAGGCGTTCGACGTGCAGATGGCGATGCTCGCCGTGCTGGTGTTCCCGCTCACCATCTTGGTGTTCACCGGCATCTCCGCGGTGTCGCCTGACTTCGGGACGTCCAGCATCTGGAACCCCGGCCCGCACGGACTGTCGGAAATGCTCTATGCCTACACGTCCGGCACCGCGAACAACGGGTCGGCGTTTGCCGGCATCTCCGCTAACACCAAGTGGTACAACGTCACGCTCGGCATCGCGATGCTGCTCGGCCGGTTCATGATCATCATCCCGATGCTGGCCCTGGCCGGCAACCTCGGGCGCAAGAAGCTGGTGCCGCCGTCGCTGGGGACGTTCCCGGTGACCACGCCGCTCTTCACGGCGCTGCTCGTCGGCGTGATTCTCATCGTCGGCGTCCTGACGTTCTTCCCCGTGCTGAGCCTCGGCCCGATCGTCGAGCACTTCCTCATGCGCGCGGGAACCACGTTCTGAAGGCAGAAGGCAAAAGGAACTGAATCGTGGCAAAGACACAGAAACTCAGCATCTGGGATCCGGCGCTGGTTGGCGCGGGCGTCGTCGACGCCCTGCGCAAGCTGAATCCCCGCGTGATGATCAAGAACCCCGTCATGTTCGTGGTCGAAATCGGCGCTGCCCTGACGACCGTCCTGCTCGTCCGCGACCTGGTATCCGGCGGCAGCAGCATCGGTTTCGAGCTGCAGATCACGTTGTGGTTGTGGGCGACGGTCCTGTTCGCCAACCTGGCGGAAGCCATGGCCGAGGGCCGGGGCAAGGCCCAGGCTGACACGCTGCGGAAAGCGCGCACCGAAACCGTGGCCAACCGGCTGACCTCGTCGGGCACGACCGAGACGGTGCCAGCTGCATCCCTGCGGTCAGGCGACGTCGTGCTGGTGAAGGCGGGGGAGTTCATTCCGTCGGACGGCGAGATCGTCGAAGGTGTGGCGT
Encoded proteins:
- the kdpF gene encoding K(+)-transporting ATPase subunit F — encoded protein: MGIESIVGLVISVLLLGYLVYAMLRPEKF
- the kdpA gene encoding potassium-transporting ATPase subunit KdpA — encoded protein: MTLNGWFQIALFLAAIAAVTVPLGRFMVRVFARERTWLDPVLRPLERLIYRLTGVNETHEMRWTEYGLAMLAFSVVSMLVLYAMQRLQAVLPFNPQALAAVGPDLAFNTAASFTTNTNWQSYVGETTMSYFTQMAGLAYHNFMSAAVGIALAIAFIRGIASREKDTLGNFWVDMTRATLWVLLPFCIVGALALVSQGVVQNLKPYDRVQLVDPQGDVKEQVIAQGPVASQEAIKEWGTNGGGFFNANSAHPYENPTPFTNFIEMFAIFAISSGLTYTLGSMTKSPRHGWAVWAAMAFLFLAGVTTAYWAEAAGNPLLAGTDQTAGAMCPGGNMEGKEARFGIANSALFATVTTDASCGAVNGMHDSFTPIGGLVPLVNMMLGEVIFGGVGAGMYGILIFVVLSVFIAGLMVGRTPEYLGKKIEAFDVQMAMLAVLVFPLTILVFTGISAVSPDFGTSSIWNPGPHGLSEMLYAYTSGTANNGSAFAGISANTKWYNVTLGIAMLLGRFMIIIPMLALAGNLGRKKLVPPSLGTFPVTTPLFTALLVGVILIVGVLTFFPVLSLGPIVEHFLMRAGTTF